In a genomic window of Zingiber officinale cultivar Zhangliang chromosome 9B, Zo_v1.1, whole genome shotgun sequence:
- the LOC122024055 gene encoding zinc finger A20 and AN1 domain-containing stress-associated protein 5-like translates to MAEEQRFEEGHRLCANNCGFFGSPATLDLCSKCYRDHCVEEEERRPRRQIQDSAAGKVAAENSSSKTSATRAAIAAVADQVEEVETKEDRAAVGPRRCASCRKRVELTGFQCRCGATYCGTHRYAEQHGCSFDFKAAGRAAIARANPVVKADKLRKI, encoded by the coding sequence ATGGCGGAGGAGCAGCGATTCGAGGAGGGTCACCGCCTCTGCGCGAACAACTGCGGCTTCTTTGGGAGCCCCGCGACGCTCGACCTCTGCTCCAAGTGCTACCGCGATCACTGTGTGGAGGAGGAGGAGCGGCGGCCGCGTCGGCAGATTCAGGATTCTGCCGCCGGTAAGGTCGCCGCCGAGAACTCCAGCTCCAAAACCTCCGCGACCCGAGCCGCGATCGCGGCGGTGGCAGATCAGGTAGAAGAGGTGGAGACGAAGGAAGACAGGGCAGCGGTGGGACCGAGACGGTGCGCTAGTTGCCGTAAGCGAGTAGAGCTGACGGGATTTCAGTGCCGATGCGGCGCCACCTACTGCGGCACCCACCGCTACGCAGAGCAGCACGGGTGCAGCTTCGATTTCAAGGCGGCCGGCCGCGCCGCCATCGCCCGCGCCAACCCTGTCGTCAAGGCCGACAAGCTCCGGAAGATCTGA